The bacterium nucleotide sequence CTCGGCTTGCTTCTGCTGCTGTTTTTTCTTCTCCTGGCGTTTCTGCCGTTGTTTCTCAATCTTTTCCATTTTCAGGTTTTCATAACCCACCAGTTCGAAAATGGACATATCGGCGTTATCGCCGCTGCGGTTGCCCAGTTTGATGATGCGGGTATAGCCGCCGTTGCGCTCGGCATATTTGGGCGCGATCTCTTCGAATATCTTTTTGACCAGGTCTTTATCCCGGATGGTGCGCAGGACTTCCCGGCGCGCCGCCAGATCGCCTTTTTTCGCGAACGTGATAATGCGTTCGACCGTGGTCCGGGCTTCCTTGGCCTTGGGCGTGGTGGTGATGATGCTCTTGTGTTCAAAGAGGGCCAGGGCCAGGTTCGCCAGGGTGGCTTTCTTATGGCTATGAGTGCGGCCGAGCTTGCGGCCTGATTTTTGGTGTCTCATGAA carries:
- the rplQ gene encoding 50S ribosomal protein L17, encoding MRHQKSGRKLGRTHSHKKATLANLALALFEHKSIITTTPKAKEARTTVERIITFAKKGDLAARREVLRTIRDKDLVKKIFEEIAPKYAERNGGYTRIIKLGNRSGDNADMSIFELVGYENLKMEKIEKQRQKRQEKKKQQQKQAEATAKESEKQESREEKEK